DNA sequence from the bacterium genome:
GCGCCGCCCTGGCGCCCGTGACCGCGCCGGCGCCGCCGGCGGCGCCGTGAGCGGCCGTGGCTGCGGGCACGCCCGCCCCGGCGGGAGCCTCCGGGCCTGGGCGGTGGCAGGCCGGGGGCGCCCAGCTGGCGGCGAGGTCGGCGGCGGCGGCGTCGATGCCGGTGGCAGCGAGAAGGTGGGCGTCGGCGACCTGGGCCTGGACCTGGGCTTCCCCGCCCTCTTCTGGCGCCCGCCGCGGCGACGGCGCCGGCGGCGCTTGCGCCCGTCGGTCGCTCCCTGCCCGTTCACCGGCGCTGCGCGGCGAGCGGCTGCGGTGCGCCGCCGCCCGGGCGCGTCGCTCGCGCTCGCGGCGCTTGCCCCCACGGCCGCGGCGATTCCCGCGCGCCGCCGGCTCGGCGACGCCGTTCGCGCGGCAGAGGTCGCAGCGCCCGCAGACGCGCGCGTCGTCGTCGCCGAAGTAGCGACGGATCGCGACGCTGCGGCAGACGGTGTCGTCGGCGTACTCGGTGACCGCACGCAGGCGGCGCGCGTCCTCCCGGCGCAGCACCTCGAAGCGGCTGCGCAGGCCCTCGACGCGATCGACGAGCTCCTCGAGCGGTACCGTCGGGCGCACGCGATTCTCGGGCAGGCGCTCGGCGACGCCCGCCTCGACGAGCGTCGTCACCAGTGAGCTCGCGGCGCGCTGCGAGATGCCGGCGGAGAGCGCCAGCTCCTCGATGTTGGGATCGCGGTCTTCCCCCGCCCAGGCGGCGAGCGCGCGGCCGAAGTTGCCGAGCAGCGACGGCGAGAGGCGCGAGAGCGCGAGCAGATGCTCCTGGATCTCGAGGTCGCTGTCGTCGTAGAGGAGGATGCAGCGCGCGGACTGGCCGTCGCGGCCCGCGCGTCCCGCCTCCTGCACGTAGCGCTCGAGCGACGCGGGCGCGTGGTAGTGCACGATGTAGCGGATGTCCGGCTTGTCGATGCCGAGGCCGAAGGCGCTGGTCGCGACCATCACGATGCGCTTGCCCTTGCGCATGAAGCGCGCCTGGTGCGCCGTGCGGTCCTTGTCGGTCATCTTGCCGTGGTAGCGGGCGCACGGGACCTTGATGAGGCGCAGCCCGAGCCACACGTCCTCGACGGCTTTGGTCGTCGAGCAGTACACGATGCCCGGCCGCGGCATGCGACGGGCGAGCTTCGCGAGCTGGCGCAGCTTCTCGTCGCCGCGCGCGCGCCGGACCTCGAAGATGAGGTTGCGGCGGTCGGGAGACGCCGCGATGACCTCGGGCTCGCGCAGCGCCAGGTAGCGGACGATGTCGTCGCGCACCGGAGGCGTCGCCGTGGCGGTGAGTGCGAGCACACGCCCCACCTTCAGCTGCTGCACGCGCTGGCCGAGCGCGAGATACGCGGGCCGGAAATCGTGGCCCCACTCCGAGATGCAGTGCGCCTCGTCGACGGCGACCATCGCCGGCGGGACGATCTCGAGCAGCCGCCCGAGCTCCTTGCCGGCGAGCGTCTCCGGCGTGGTGAGGATCAGCAGCGGCCCGCCTTTGGCGATGCGCGCGAGGCCCTCGCGACGGTCGGCGGCGCCGACGGTGCTGTCGAGGCGTACCGTCGGGATGCCGAGCTGGACCATCTTGTTGTACTGGTCCTCGAGCAGCGCCAGCAGCGGCGAGACGACGACCGTGGGGTCGGGCAGCAGGACCGACGGCAGCTGGTAGCAGAGCGACTTGCCGCCGCCCGTCGGCATGATGAGCAGCGTGTCGCGCCCGCCGAGGACGGAGAGGATCGCGCGCTCCTGCTCGCGATGCAGCCGATTGATCCCGAACCGCTCGCGGGCGGCACGGCGGATGTCGTCGAGACCTGGTCCGGGGGTCTGCTCCCCGGCCGTCTCGTCCGGATCGACGCTCTGCAAGTCCACTCTGGTCCCTCTCCGGTGTGCCTCCGGACGCCGCTCCGTAGGGATCGACCGCCGGTTCTTCGAGGTCTAACCGGACCTCGCGGCCGCTCGCCCCGCCGGACGAGATCCGAACGGGCCGCATGCGGGTGGGGCCTCGGAGCGCGTCCCCAGGACGCGCAACCCCTCGAGGACGGGAAGCGTCTAACCGATTACCGGGACGAAATCCACCCTGCCCCGATGATCGCTACGGGTCAGAGGAACATGAGCATCGCGGCGGCGGCGCCGAGGGATACGCCGGCCGAGAGGACGCCCAGCGCCACCTTGCCCGCCGTCTTCGCGGTGCGCTCGGCACCGGTCGGGACGACGTTGGGCTCGACGTCCTGCGACGCGACCGCCGTCACTTCCTGCACGCCCTGCACGGGCGCGGCGGGGTGCAGCACCTCGATGCCCTGCTGCACGCCCGTGTTGATCGGCGTGATCTGCTGGATGTTGACGTCCTCGGCGTGCACGGCGGCACCGACGACGACGACCAGGACGAGGGGCGCGATGAACCTGCGCATCGGGCCGGAGGATAAACCAACCCGCGCACGCTTGCGAGCGAAAAATCGGCCCCGAGCCGAGGTTTGCCCCTGCAGGAGGCCCCGGCTAACACGGATCCCGACCATCACACAGGGGGTTCCAGGGATGCCGACACAGCACGCGGGCGAGCTCGAGGAGGTCATCGGTCAGGTGGCCGACAGCTATGCCGAGGGACGCCTCATCGACAGCCTGAGCAGTGCGCAACTCCCGAACAAGCGCCAGGTGATCGAGGCCCTGAACCACCTGAAGGCGGTCATGTACCTCGGCTACTACGCCACCGGCCACCTCGACCCGGACAAGCTGCGCTACGCCGTCTCGGCCCACCTCTATCCGGCGCACGAGATGCTCGTGGAGCAGATCCGGCGCGCCGCCAGCTACGAGGGCTTCCGCACCACCGGGACCCCGAACGACCCCGACTGGCCGCGGCAGGTCACGATCGACTTCCTGCGCACCATCCCCACGCTGCGCGCTCTCCTCTCGAAGGACGTCCTCGCCGCCTTCCAGGGCGACCCGGCCGCGAACAGCGTCGAGGAGGTGATCTTCAGCTACCCCTCCATCGAGGCGATCACCGTGCACCGCATCGCGCACGAGCTGCACCGGCGCGGGGTGCCGATGCTGCCGCGGATCATGACCGAGCACGCGCACTCGTGCTCCGGTATCGACATCCATCCCGGCGCCGAGATCGGCGAGTCGTTCTTCATCGACCACGGCACCGGCGTCGTCATCGGCGAGACGTCGGCGATCGGCAGGCACGTGAAGATCTACCAGGGCGTGACGCTGGGGGCGCTCAGCCTCGAGCGCGGCGGCGCCGCCAATCGGGGCACGAAGCGCCACCCGACCATCGAGGACCACGTCACGATCTACGCCGGCGCGACCATCCTCGGCGGCGACACGGTCATCGGTGCGCACTCGATCATCGGCGGCAACGTCTGGCTGGTGCACTCCGTCGAGCCCAACAGCCGCGTCACCTCCGAGACGCATCCGAAGCGCTGACGCGCGCGTCGGCCGTTGCCTGGACTCACACCTCGCGGCCGAAGAGGAGATCCAGCAGCGTCCGGTGCTCCGGCGTCACGAAGACGCAGA
Encoded proteins:
- a CDS encoding ATP-dependent DNA helicase RecQ produces the protein MDLQSVDPDETAGEQTPGPGLDDIRRAARERFGINRLHREQERAILSVLGGRDTLLIMPTGGGKSLCYQLPSVLLPDPTVVVSPLLALLEDQYNKMVQLGIPTVRLDSTVGAADRREGLARIAKGGPLLILTTPETLAGKELGRLLEIVPPAMVAVDEAHCISEWGHDFRPAYLALGQRVQQLKVGRVLALTATATPPVRDDIVRYLALREPEVIAASPDRRNLIFEVRRARGDEKLRQLAKLARRMPRPGIVYCSTTKAVEDVWLGLRLIKVPCARYHGKMTDKDRTAHQARFMRKGKRIVMVATSAFGLGIDKPDIRYIVHYHAPASLERYVQEAGRAGRDGQSARCILLYDDSDLEIQEHLLALSRLSPSLLGNFGRALAAWAGEDRDPNIEELALSAGISQRAASSLVTTLVEAGVAERLPENRVRPTVPLEELVDRVEGLRSRFEVLRREDARRLRAVTEYADDTVCRSVAIRRYFGDDDARVCGRCDLCRANGVAEPAARGNRRGRGGKRRERERRARAAAHRSRSPRSAGERAGSDRRAQAPPAPSPRRAPEEGGEAQVQAQVADAHLLAATGIDAAAADLAASWAPPACHRPGPEAPAGAGVPAATAAHGAAGGAGAVTGARAALLQPSRPSPPRRSDAQA
- a CDS encoding serine acetyltransferase, yielding MPTQHAGELEEVIGQVADSYAEGRLIDSLSSAQLPNKRQVIEALNHLKAVMYLGYYATGHLDPDKLRYAVSAHLYPAHEMLVEQIRRAASYEGFRTTGTPNDPDWPRQVTIDFLRTIPTLRALLSKDVLAAFQGDPAANSVEEVIFSYPSIEAITVHRIAHELHRRGVPMLPRIMTEHAHSCSGIDIHPGAEIGESFFIDHGTGVVIGETSAIGRHVKIYQGVTLGALSLERGGAANRGTKRHPTIEDHVTIYAGATILGGDTVIGAHSIIGGNVWLVHSVEPNSRVTSETHPKR